One part of the Oryzias melastigma strain HK-1 linkage group LG21, ASM292280v2, whole genome shotgun sequence genome encodes these proteins:
- the dnajc10 gene encoding dnaJ homolog subfamily C member 10: MKNRSCLGVLRPVQLARLTLLLLILLLDAAAAEGTSDYYDLLGISRDATTREIRQAFKKLALTMHPDKNPGDPSAHEKFLKVNRAYEVLKDEDLRKKYDKYGEKGLDEQQGGRYESWNYYRYDFGIYDDDLEIITLDSGDFEAAVNSGELWFVNFYFPRCSHCHQLAPTWREFAKEMDGVIRIGAVNCGDNNHLCRRKGVTSYPSLYIYRAGQRPEKFNGERTKDNLVGFAMQFLTTTITQLWQGNVFSEIENAFSSGLGWLITFCSDTGDCLEPRTRQKLAGMLEGLVKVGWIDCTVQPQLCDSFQVSSGATAFFPPGSSLDKEGSVLWIKTLDSKEIYNQVLNHLPGLKLLTANSFEEKLARHRWLISFTFGDRSSTSNEYKKLQAFLRNDHIQVGRMDCVSDSELCHSLYIHKPCVAVFKGLGIHDFEIHHGKDVLYNIVAFAKDSVRAHVTTLRPDNFPSDRKEPWLVDFFAPWCPPCRALLPELRKASIQLAGQIKFGTLDCTIHHDLCSTYNIQAYPTTVIFNGSSVHEYEGHHSADGILEFIQDLVSPSVLVLDPSSFKERVKGRDEGQTWAVDFYAPWCGPCQALMPEWRRMARLVAGQILVGSVDCQRFQTFCQSQGVRGYPEIRLYPGNTLQPNRYMSYNGWHRDAHSLRAWALSSLPRASVDLTPETFRSKVLSGQHHWVLDFYAPWCGPCQHFAPEFEVLARMLKGEVRAGKVDCQAHYQTCQSAGITAYPTVKFYPYLGSQKRQQSSGEPINSRDANTISDIIRQRLKQLSPRPHSTPKDEL, from the exons ATGAAGAACCGGTCGTGCCTCGGGGTCCTGCGGCCTGTCCAGCTGGCGCGGCTCACgctgctgctcctcatcctcctgctggatgcagctgctgctgaaggaACGTCGGACTACTACGACCTGCTGGGGATCAGCAGAGACGCCACCACCAGAGAGATCCGGCAAGCGTTCAAGAAGCTGGCTCTCACCATGCACCCCGACAAAAACCCG GGTGACCCGTCAGCTCACGAGAAGTTCCTGAAGGTGAACCGTGCTTACGAAGTTCTAAAAGATGAAGATCTGAGGAAAAAGTATGATAAGTATGGAGAAAAAGGTCTGGATGAGCAGCAGGGAGGACGCTACGAGAGCTGGAACTATTACAGATACGACTTTG GTATCTATGATGACGATCTGGAAATTATCACTCTGGACAGTGGAGACTTTG AGGCGGCAGTGAACTCTGGAGAACTCTGGTTTGTCAACTTCTACTTTCCACGCTGCTCACACTGTCACCAGCTGGCTCCTACG TGGAGGGAGTTTGCCAAAGAGATGGATGGAGTGATCCGGATCGGGGCAGTAAACTGCGGAGACAACAACCATCTCTGCAGGAGGAAAGGCGTCACCAGCTACCCGAGCCTCTACATTTACAGAGCGGGACAG AGACCAGAGAAGTTTAATGGAGAGCGCACCAAAGACAACCTGGTTGGTTTTGCCATGCAGTTCCTCACCACCACCATCACTCAGCTCTGGCAGG GGAATGTCTTCAGTGAGATTGAGAACGCGTTTTCGTCGGGGCTGGGATGGCTGATCACCTTCTGCTCCGACACCGGCG ATTGTCTGGAGCCAAGAACGAGACAGAAGCTGGCAGGAATGTTG GAAGGTCTGGTGAAGGTGGGATGGATAGACTGCACCGTTCAGCCACAGCTCTGTGACAGCTTCCAG GTGTCGAGTGGAGCGACAGCCTTTTTCCCCCCTGGAAGCTCTCTGGATAAAGAAGGCAGTGTACTG TGGATCAAGACTCTGGACAGTAAAGAGATTTACAACCAGGTCCTGAACCATCTCCCAGGTCTGAAGCTGCTGACTGCAAATAGCTTTGAG GAGAAACTGGCCCGTCACCGCTGGCTGATCAGCTTCACGTTTGGGGACAGAAGTTCCACCTCAAATGAGTACAAGAAGCTCCAAGCATTTCTGCGGAATGACCACATACAG GTCGGCAGAATGGACTGCGTCTCCGACTCTGAGTTGTGTCACTCTCTCTACATCCACAAACCCTGTGTGGCGGTTTTCAAAGGTCTGGGGATCCATGACTTTGAGATCCACCATG GGAAAGATGTGTTGTACAACATCGTGGCCTTCGCTAAGGACAGCGTCCGGGCCCATGTGACGACTCTGAGGCCGGACAACTTCCCCTCTGACAGGAAAGAGCCCTGGCTGGTGGATTTCTTTGCTCCG TGGTGCCCCCCATGTCGGGCCTTACTGCCCGAGCTGAGAAAGGCCTCAATCCAGCTGGCTGGACAGATCAAGTTTGGTACTCTGGACTGCACCATCCACCACGACCTCTGCTCTACG TACAACATCCAGGCTTACCCCACCACAGTCATCTTCAACGGCTCCTCTGTTCACGAGTATGAAGGGCATCACTCTGCCGACGGCATCCTGGAGTTCATACAG GACCTGGTCAGTCCGTCTGTGCTGGTTCTGGATCCCTCCAGTTTCAAAGAGAGGGTGAAAG GTCGAGACGAGGGGCAGACCTGGGCGGTGGACTTCTACGCCCCCTGGTGTGGTCCCTGTCAAGCCTTGATGCCGGAGTGGCGGCGCATGGCTCGG CTGGTTGCCGGTCAGATCCTGGTCGGTTCAGTCGACTGCCAGCGCTTTCAGACCTTCTGCCAGAGCCAGGGGGTGAGGGGGTACCCCGAGATCCGCCTGTACCCCGGCAACACGCTGCAGCCCAACCGCTACAT GTCCTACAACGGCTGGCACAGAGACGCACACTCGCTCAGAGCCTGGGCCCTCAG ttCTTTACCCAGAGCCTCGGTGGATCTGACTCCAGAAACCTTCAGATCAAAGGTTCTGTCGGGCCAGCATCACTGGGTTCTGGATTTCTACGCTCCCTGGTGTGGACCCTGTCAGCACTTTGCCCCAGAGTTTGAGGTTCTGGCCCGG ATGCTTAAAGGGGAGGTCCGAGCAGGAAAGGTGGACTGTCAGGCTCATTATCAGACCTGCCAGTCAGCTGGAATCACAGCTTACCCGACTGTTAAGTTTTACCCTTACCTGGGATCACAGAAG AGGCAGCAGTCGAGTGGAGAGCCCATCAACAGCCGGGACGCCAACACCATTTCTGACATCATCAGACAGCGGCTAAAACAGTTGTCCCCACGCCCACACAGCACACCAAAG gaTGAGCTCTGA